The Amycolatopsis sp. QT-25 genomic sequence TCCGTGGGATAGGGCACGGTACACCTCCGGCACTGGACGACCGCCTGAGTGTACCGGCCGGTAACATCGGCCGTGCAGTTGAATCGGACACAGTCGGGTCATTCTCCGGCGACCGAATCGTGGCGCTGCCGTGCCTCGCCCACCGCTGTCGCGAGCTTTTCCCGCACTTTCGCCACATCACTTCGCCACCTCACCGACACCCACGAGGATGACCGGCGCCTCGCGATCCTTTCCGGTGCCCGCACCGAAGTTCGCCGACGCCCACGCCAGCACGCCGAGCCTGCCGAAGGTGATCGTCCCGGTCTCGCCGGGTCCCGGGGTGACGACAGGATCGGCCGGCCCCGCCGGCTCCTTGAACTTTTCCTTGCGGCGAACCAGCGAGCTGGTCTGGATGACCCGGCCGTCCGTCACGGCGTAGGTGGTCGACGCGAGCCTGAGGTAGCGGATCAGCTGCCTGCCGACGGAAGGGAACACACCCGCGACGGTGAGCACGGCCCACGCGGCCACGTGGACCGCCGTGTCGTGGTTGCCCGAAAAGAACAACGTGACGCCACCGAGCCAGAGCAGGCCGACAGGGACGTTGAAGTAGTCGCCGGGATCGAAGAGGGGCCTGCGCACCGGCTGCCCGGCCCAGCTGACCCGTTCGCCTGGAAGGAGGTCGATCCGCCCCTCATGCGTGCCACGGCACCCTACCCGTCCGCGAGGCGGGCGAGGAGTGCCCGTTCGTCGGTCGCCGGCAGGCCGAACGGACCTCGATACATGAGCGGACGACAAGCCCGCCTCTTCCCGCAGGCCAGGGCTTGCCGGGAAGCGCACCGGACACTGTGACCGAAATCCGGGAGACTCCCCCGCATGCGGCGTCTAGCGTGAGTGACCGTGACCTGGAGTTCGTACAGCAGCTACCTGCTCATCGTCGTCCTGCTCGTCCTCGCGCCGGGGCCGGACACGATGATCATGCTCAAGAACTCCCTGTCCGGTGGCACCCGCGGCGGTTTCCTCGCCACGGCGGGGATTTTCGTGGCCAACACCGTCCAGGGCACCGCGGCCGCGCTCGGCCTCGGCGTCGTCATCGCGCAGTCCCAGCCGGTGTTCGTGACGCTCAAGTGGGTCGGCGCCGCGTATCTCGTCTTCCTCGGTTTCCAAGCGCTGCGCGGCGCTCGGCGAGGCGACTATTCCGGTGTCGCGGCCGTGAAGCAGCAGGGAGCGACCGGATTCCGCCGCTTCCGCGAAGGTTTCCTTTCCAACATCACCAACCCCAAGGTGCTCGTGCTGTATCTGTCCGTGCTGCCGCAGTTCCTCGACCCCGTGACGACGTCGGCGTGGCACGCCCTGCTCCTCGCCTACACCGTCGCGGTGCTGGGCGCGATCTGGCTGATGACGCTGCTGTTCTTCGTGCATCGCGTGCGTGCCTGGCTGGAACGCCGCGAGGTCCGCCGCGCGCTCGACGGCGTCACCGGGACGGCGCTGGTCGGGTTCGGCGCGGCGCTCGTGCTCGAGTGACGAACCCGCGCTGCCGGGCCGGGTCCGCCGACCGCGGGCGGTGCCCCGGTCTTGGCCGGAACCCGGCGGCGCGTGACCTACGGTCTGCTCAAGCCCGGTCGGGTTCCCCCGTGACGCGCTCGATCCGGGCGCCGAGGCGGTTCAGGTTCTCCACGAAATGCGGATATCCGCGATCGATGTGGAAGACGTCCCAGACCTCGGTGACACCGTCCGCGCACAGCCCGGCCAGCACCAGCCCGGCGCCGGCGCGGATGTCCGCCGCCCACACCGGAGCGCTCGAAAGCTTCTCCACGCCCCGGACGACGGCGTGGTGCCCGTCGGTGCGCGCGTCGCCGGAAAGCCGCATCATCTCTTCGATGAAGCGGAACCGGGCCTCGTAGATGTTTTCCGTGATCATCGACGTGCCTTCGGAGACCGCCGACAACGCCACCGCGAACGGCTGCAGGTCGGTCGCGAAACCGGGGTACGGCAGCGTCACCCAGTCGACGGCCTTCGGGCGCTCGTTCTGGACGATGCGGAAACCCTTGCCGTCGAACGTCTCGACCTCGGCGCCCGCCAGGCGGAGCTTGTCGAGGACCAAGTCGAGGTAGTGCGGGTTGACGCCGCGGACGGTCAGGTCGCCCCTGGTCATCGCGGCGGCGAACGCCCAGGTCGCGCCGACGATCCGGTCACCGATCACGCGGTGCTCGGTGGGATGCAGCTTCTCGACGCCCTCGACGGTGAGCGTCGAGGTGCCCGCGCCTTCGACCTTCGCGCCCATCTCGGTCAGCATCGTGCAGATGTCGACGATCTCGGGCTCGCGTGCGGCGTTGTCGATGACCGTGGTGCCCTCGGCGAGCACGGCGGCCATCAGGATGTTCTCGGTGGCGCCGACGCTCGGGAAGTCCAGCCAGATCTGCGCGCCGCGCAGCCCGTCGGCCTTCGCCACGACGCAGCCGTGCTCGATGGTGCTGGTGGCGCCCAGTTTGCGCAGGCCGTTCTGGTGCATGTCCAGCGGACGGGAACCGATCGCGTCACCGCCCGGCAGCGCGACGACGGCCTGCTTGAGCCGTCCGACGAGGGGACCCAGGACGCACACCGACGCGCGCAGCTTGCCCATCGCGGCCGAATCGGCCCGATGCGACAACTCCGCCGGAGTGGTGATCTTGGCGGTGTCACCGTCGATGACGACGTCGCAGCCGACACTGCGCAGGACGTCGCCCATCAGGGGGACGTCCAGGATCTGGGGGCAGTTCGTGATGGTCGTCGTACCCTCGGCCAGCAGGGCCGCGGCCATCAGTTTCAGGACGCTGTTCTTGGCCCCGACCACGTCGACCTCGCCGACCAGCCGTGCTCCGCCGTGCACGTCGAAGTGCTCGCTCATGGGCGCCAATCATGCCCTCTCGCCCGGATTTGCCTTACGCCGGGCCGGTAGAGTCGGCTTCATGGTCGTTCGAATCAACCGCGTGTACACGAAGGTCGGCGACAACGGCACCACGGCCCTCGGCGACGGTTCCCGCGTGCCGAAGACCTCGCCGCGGCTGTCCGCGTATGCCGACGTCGACGAAGCCAACTCCGTCATCGGGCTCGCGCTCGCGATGGGCGGTCTCTCCGAGGAGATCACGCAGGTGCTGCGTACGGTGCAGAACGACCTCTTCGACGTCGGCGCGGATCTGTGCGCGCCGATCGTGGAGAACCCGCCGTACGAGCCGCTGCGCATCACCGAGCGGTACATCGAGCGGCTGGAAGGCTGGTGCGACGAGTTCAACGAGCGCGTGCCGAAGCTGACGTCGTTCATCCTGCCGGGTGGCACCCCGGGCGCGGCGTTCCTGCATCAGGCCCGCACGGTCGCACGACGGGCGGAGCGTTCCGGCTGGGCACTGTCCGAGGCCGAACAGGCCACGACGAATCAGCTCGCGATCAAGTACTTGAACCGGCTTTCGGACCTGCTGTTCATCCTGTCGCGGCTGGCGAACCCGGACGGCGACATCCTCTGGCAGCCCGGTGGCGCCTCCTGACGACGCAATTCGGCACCTGGTTGCGGTCGTTGCGCGTGCAAGTACCGCAACCAGGTGCCGAATTGCGTGCCGGTCGGAAGTTCAGCCCTGTTCCTGCGCAGTCCAATAACGCTCGAGGTCGACTTCGGGCGTGCCGTCCTTACCCGGGTCGATCGCCTTCATCGTGATCGTGTCCTCCAGGGACACGGCCTCGGGAAGGTGGCTCCAGCGGTTCGTGTCCTCGCTCTGAGTCATAGACCGAGAATAGACGTGAATCACGTCGGGAACCCGGTAGAAATGCCGCTTCGTGATGATCCCATGTTTCGAGGGCGCATCCAGTCGACTAAACGCCCCAGGAACTCCGAAGCGCGGCGAGGGCGTCATGGAAGCCGGGGAAGGTCTTCTTCACGCACCCCGGGTCGTCCAGCGTGATCCCCGGTGTCCGCAGCCCCGTGACGCTGAACGCCATCGCGATCCGGTGGTCGCGCCGGCACTTCACCGGAGTCCCCGCCGGCACACCAGGCCGGATCTCGATCCAGTCCCGCCCGGTCTCCACCGAGACACCCATCGCGCGCAGGTTCTCCTCGCACGCCGCCAGCCGGTCGCATTCCTTGATCCGCGTGTTGTAGACGTCCTCGATCCGCACCGGCCCGTCCGCGAAGGGCGCGATGGCCGCGAGCGTGGGCACGGTGTCGGAGATGTCGCGCATGTTCACCGTGACGCCGCGCAGCCCGCCGGTCCCGGTCACGGTCACGGCGTCCGAACCCACCTCGACCTCCGCGCCCATCTGCCGCAGGACGTCGACGAAG encodes the following:
- a CDS encoding LysE family transporter, with translation MTVTWSSYSSYLLIVVLLVLAPGPDTMIMLKNSLSGGTRGGFLATAGIFVANTVQGTAAALGLGVVIAQSQPVFVTLKWVGAAYLVFLGFQALRGARRGDYSGVAAVKQQGATGFRRFREGFLSNITNPKVLVLYLSVLPQFLDPVTTSAWHALLLAYTVAVLGAIWLMTLLFFVHRVRAWLERREVRRALDGVTGTALVGFGAALVLE
- the murA gene encoding UDP-N-acetylglucosamine 1-carboxyvinyltransferase, which codes for MSEHFDVHGGARLVGEVDVVGAKNSVLKLMAAALLAEGTTTITNCPQILDVPLMGDVLRSVGCDVVIDGDTAKITTPAELSHRADSAAMGKLRASVCVLGPLVGRLKQAVVALPGGDAIGSRPLDMHQNGLRKLGATSTIEHGCVVAKADGLRGAQIWLDFPSVGATENILMAAVLAEGTTVIDNAAREPEIVDICTMLTEMGAKVEGAGTSTLTVEGVEKLHPTEHRVIGDRIVGATWAFAAAMTRGDLTVRGVNPHYLDLVLDKLRLAGAEVETFDGKGFRIVQNERPKAVDWVTLPYPGFATDLQPFAVALSAVSEGTSMITENIYEARFRFIEEMMRLSGDARTDGHHAVVRGVEKLSSAPVWAADIRAGAGLVLAGLCADGVTEVWDVFHIDRGYPHFVENLNRLGARIERVTGEPDRA
- a CDS encoding cob(I)yrinic acid a,c-diamide adenosyltransferase; the encoded protein is MVVRINRVYTKVGDNGTTALGDGSRVPKTSPRLSAYADVDEANSVIGLALAMGGLSEEITQVLRTVQNDLFDVGADLCAPIVENPPYEPLRITERYIERLEGWCDEFNERVPKLTSFILPGGTPGAAFLHQARTVARRAERSGWALSEAEQATTNQLAIKYLNRLSDLLFILSRLANPDGDILWQPGGAS